In Treponema vincentii, a single window of DNA contains:
- a CDS encoding type II toxin-antitoxin system MqsA family antitoxin → MQEGFTQVVLTSGNTAVIFRNVPAQICDDCGEYYLDEQIAQAIYNRADNCFTSI, encoded by the coding sequence ATGCAAGAAGGTTTTACGCAAGTTGTACTTACCAGCGGCAATACAGCAGTTATTTTCCGTAATGTTCCTGCACAAATTTGTGACGATTGCGGAGAATATTACCTTGATGAACAGATAGCGCAAGCTATTTATAATCGTGCAGATAATTGTTTTACATCGATATAA
- a CDS encoding AbrB/MazE/SpoVT family DNA-binding domain-containing protein, with protein sequence MELAKVTSKGQITIPLVIRDMLGLKSGDKVFFEESKGKVYIANASQITLSNIQTQMRGEAEKEGFQTEDDVVAYIKELRKTR encoded by the coding sequence ATGGAACTGGCAAAAGTAACATCGAAAGGGCAGATCACTATTCCGCTTGTAATACGAGATATGCTTGGTTTAAAAAGCGGTGATAAAGTTTTTTTTGAAGAAAGCAAAGGAAAAGTGTATATTGCAAATGCTTCTCAAATAACTTTGTCAAATATTCAAACTCAAATGCGAGGAGAGGCAGAAAAAGAAGGCTTTCAAACGGAAGACGATGTTGTTGCATACATCAAAGAATTAAGGAAAACACGTTGA
- a CDS encoding ABC transporter permease, which translates to MRMIGMLCVEFKKLKRKKFFWILLLVIIMSAVIQALMGKRVYNNVAYGKTLGFFLHNGLIVNSYYLFIPIFSLIGMELFLLERQNNTLINILTVPITKNVLITIKTVVLCIIALLYTVLTFLSICLLETEFNLHNIRIDFVLTHLAVYVIHGIVCTVIAMMIIGIMLHFRQSAQAAVAVSFIASFVGVFISQAPLPYLYCVNAMFYLSGAAQSTGFEKMIAAIVVLIVCGVTGLLFNTLSKEEC; encoded by the coding sequence ATGAGAATGATAGGAATGCTGTGTGTTGAATTTAAAAAGCTGAAACGGAAAAAGTTTTTTTGGATACTACTGCTTGTAATTATTATGTCTGCCGTTATACAGGCGCTTATGGGAAAAAGAGTATATAATAATGTTGCGTATGGCAAAACGTTAGGATTTTTCTTGCATAACGGTCTTATCGTAAACAGTTATTATTTGTTCATACCGATTTTTTCGTTGATAGGGATGGAATTATTTTTATTGGAAAGACAAAATAATACGCTTATCAATATATTAACGGTACCGATAACGAAAAACGTTCTTATTACGATCAAAACCGTTGTGCTTTGTATCATTGCTCTGTTATATACCGTGCTGACGTTTCTTTCGATATGTCTGTTGGAAACAGAATTTAACCTGCATAATATCCGAATCGATTTTGTATTGACTCATTTGGCTGTTTATGTCATTCACGGCATCGTGTGTACTGTCATAGCGATGATGATAATCGGCATTATGCTGCATTTTAGGCAGAGTGCACAGGCAGCTGTAGCGGTAAGTTTTATTGCCTCTTTTGTCGGAGTTTTTATATCTCAAGCACCGCTTCCATATCTTTATTGTGTTAATGCAATGTTTTATCTATCCGGTGCCGCTCAATCAACAGGTTTTGAAAAAATGATTGCCGCTATTGTTGTATTGATTGTGTGCGGAGTGACAGGGCTGTTATTTAATACGCTATCGAAGGAAGAATGTTGA
- a CDS encoding ATP-binding protein, with protein sequence MKEYYQRVSDKVLLEHLESKGAVLIEGAKWCGKTTSAKHIAKSVIEMDRPDMTEQYQQMARINPSNLLEGEVPHLIDEWQIATNIWNAVRYEVDRRGEFGQFILTGSSVPAALDESMHTGTGRIVRMQMRPMSLFESKDSTGQVSLMDLFNKKDISAVDNHSIDEIAFLICRGGWPAALNHSKKVALKQAFDYYDAVVNDDISRVDRVKRDSERTKRILKSYARNVATQASLETIRSDVISNDVETFDKEALYGYLNALKRIFVIEDSPAWNPNLRSKTAIRTSDTRYFVDPSIAVAALGLGPTDLVNNLELMGLIFENLCVRDLRIYADALDGSVYHYRDKTGLECDAVIHLRNGSYGLVEVKLGGDQSINEGAESLLKLTSKIDTGKMKKPAFLMVLCGVAPFAYKREDGVFVVPITCLKD encoded by the coding sequence ATGAAAGAATACTATCAAAGAGTTTCGGATAAAGTTTTACTGGAACATTTAGAATCTAAAGGAGCTGTGCTTATAGAGGGTGCTAAATGGTGTGGAAAGACAACCTCTGCAAAGCATATAGCCAAAAGTGTTATAGAGATGGATCGTCCTGATATGACGGAGCAGTATCAGCAAATGGCAAGGATAAACCCCTCGAATCTTCTTGAAGGTGAGGTTCCTCATTTGATTGATGAATGGCAGATAGCAACGAATATCTGGAATGCCGTACGGTATGAAGTTGACCGGAGAGGAGAATTTGGACAGTTCATTCTTACAGGTTCTTCGGTTCCTGCTGCGTTAGATGAGAGCATGCATACAGGAACAGGCCGGATCGTGCGTATGCAAATGCGTCCGATGTCTCTGTTTGAATCCAAAGATTCCACCGGCCAAGTGTCATTAATGGATTTGTTTAATAAGAAAGACATATCCGCTGTGGACAATCATAGTATTGATGAAATTGCTTTTTTGATTTGCCGGGGAGGATGGCCGGCAGCTCTGAATCACAGTAAGAAAGTCGCATTAAAACAAGCATTTGATTATTATGATGCCGTTGTAAATGATGATATATCCAGAGTCGATAGAGTAAAAAGAGATTCTGAAAGAACAAAACGTATACTAAAATCCTATGCTAGAAATGTTGCAACACAAGCTTCTCTGGAAACAATCAGATCAGATGTAATCAGTAATGATGTAGAAACCTTTGATAAGGAAGCTCTTTATGGGTACCTGAATGCTTTGAAAAGAATATTTGTCATTGAAGATTCTCCTGCATGGAATCCGAATTTGCGATCAAAAACGGCTATTCGAACTTCTGATACTAGGTATTTTGTGGATCCGTCTATAGCTGTGGCAGCACTTGGACTTGGTCCAACGGATCTGGTCAATAATCTGGAGCTTATGGGTTTGATATTTGAAAACTTGTGTGTCAGAGATTTAAGAATATATGCCGATGCATTGGATGGCAGTGTATATCATTATAGAGATAAGACAGGTCTTGAATGTGATGCTGTCATTCATTTAAGAAACGGCAGCTATGGTTTGGTTGAGGTAAAACTTGGAGGGGATCAGTCGATCAATGAAGGTGCAGAAAGTCTGTTGAAATTAACGTCCAAAATTGATACGGGAAAAATGAAGAAACCTGCCTTTTTGATGGTTTTATGCGGAGTTGCTCCATTTGCCTATAAACGAGAGGACGGAGTGTTTGTTGTTCCGATTACATGCCTAAAAGATTAA
- a CDS encoding DUF4177 domain-containing protein, with amino-acid sequence MYEYEYIKLPLRKKWGFKKENRTLWDECEAVIAEQSCKGWRFVQCIVEPYNNAGMFIPVRYILVFGKLVQS; translated from the coding sequence ATGTACGAATATGAATATATTAAATTACCATTGCGAAAAAAATGGGGCTTTAAAAAAGAAAACCGTACTTTATGGGATGAGTGTGAAGCCGTTATTGCTGAACAGTCTTGCAAAGGGTGGCGTTTTGTTCAATGTATAGTAGAACCATATAATAATGCAGGGATGTTTATACCTGTTCGCTATATACTGGTTTTTGGAAAACTCGTTCAATCATAA
- a CDS encoding ABC transporter ATP-binding protein: MNVIEISNVTKKYSEATVVHSVSFSVKKGEIYGLLGRNGAGKTTIMKMLLGLVKPTEGQVHILGNDTNTGEGKAILRKVGCIIENPGFYANLTGTENLHIFARLKALDDEAVQKALALVNLPYNDKKLFSKYSLGMKQRLAIANAVMHDPEVLILDEPINGLDPIGIAEVRKLLIDLKQSGVSILISSHILSEIESLADRIGIINDGKLIDEIHIAEWQNKTEGIKIFIQDTEQVKKVLLKEGVKESDIICLADGITVKSDISVAQLNTIFVGNGIEVSGIMKERMTLEDYFKKVTGGQGIG; encoded by the coding sequence ATGAATGTAATAGAAATAAGCAATGTAACAAAAAAGTATAGCGAAGCAACCGTTGTGCATTCGGTTTCTTTTTCCGTAAAAAAGGGAGAGATATACGGACTGTTGGGAAGAAACGGTGCCGGTAAAACGACGATAATGAAGATGCTGTTAGGGCTTGTAAAACCGACGGAGGGGCAAGTCCATATCTTAGGCAATGATACCAATACCGGCGAGGGAAAAGCCATATTACGGAAAGTCGGCTGCATCATAGAAAATCCGGGGTTTTACGCCAATTTAACGGGAACTGAAAATTTGCACATTTTTGCACGGTTAAAAGCGCTTGACGATGAGGCCGTACAAAAAGCGCTGGCGTTGGTCAATTTACCGTATAACGACAAAAAACTCTTTTCAAAATATTCACTGGGAATGAAGCAGCGATTGGCGATTGCCAATGCCGTTATGCATGATCCTGAAGTGTTGATACTGGATGAACCTATTAACGGACTTGATCCTATCGGTATTGCAGAGGTAAGAAAACTGCTTATCGATTTAAAACAATCCGGGGTGAGCATTTTAATATCCAGTCATATATTATCCGAAATTGAAAGTTTGGCAGACCGCATTGGAATTATCAATGACGGAAAATTGATTGACGAGATACATATAGCCGAATGGCAAAATAAAACCGAAGGCATAAAAATTTTTATACAGGATACGGAGCAGGTAAAAAAAGTTCTTCTTAAAGAAGGGGTAAAGGAATCGGATATCATCTGTTTAGCGGACGGTATTACGGTAAAAAGCGATATCAGTGTTGCACAGCTTAATACAATTTTTGTCGGTAATGGCATAGAGGTGTCCGGTATTATGAAAGAACGGATGACGCTTGAAGACTATTTTAAAAAGGTTACGGGAGGTCAAGGAATTGGTTAA
- the ileS gene encoding isoleucine--tRNA ligase, with protein MYTPVDPKVDFPKQEEAVLRFWEDHDVFKKSVAQREGADEYVFFDGPPFATGLPHFGHFVPSTIKDIIPRYQTMKGKKVERRFGWDCHGLPVENLIEKELGLNSKTDIEKYGIAKFNEACRASVLRYVKEWRHTINRLGRWVDFDNDYKTMEPAYMESIWWVMKQLWEKGLLYEGHYILPYCPRCSTVLSNHELNLGGYKDVHDPAITIRFKARYTVAGTPAAKTFAAEPLPPNTYLLAWTTTPWTLPSNLGLALGADIDYVLVADEGEHYILAESRLAAYYREPEKCTIVWKKKGAELQGICYEPLFPYFANLTVKEDGSSDDAGRGAFQTLIGDFVSTEDGTGIVHTAPGFGEEDSTLFKGSGIPMICPVDAECKFTAEVPDYQGRFVKDTDKDIMDRLKAERKLVKRDQILHAYPHCWRCSSPLIYRAVSSWFVSVEKVKDAMLRANSKINWQPAHIKEGRFGKWLEGARDWAISRNRYWGNPLPIWKCSNPDCGHSLCVGSRDELKELSGVYPEDLHKHFVDKITIPCKQCGGTMYRVPEVLDCWFESGSMPYAQVHYPFENKKYFEEHFPAHFISEGLDQTRGWFYTLTVLAAALFDRPAFENCIVNGLVLATDGKKMSKSLRNYTDPNEVVRQFGADALRLFLMHSNVVKAEDLKYSDDGVRDILKGILIPLWNSYSFYVTYANIDGVTPPAHAKLDGTDAHIAAFVKELNNPLDRWILSVTEKLVFDVTAALDDYDLTKAIDPIVAYIDQLNNWYIRRSRRRFWKSENDGDKAQAYETLYRALKKFALVAAPVVPFITESIWQNLRTADDPLSVHLADYPVYAEAARDTELEFKMETVQKAVSMGRALRYQFNLKIRQPLKAVEIVTKNQQEKSVLREMESSIMEELNVKEVIFHDKEDELVEYSAKANFKVLGKELGAKMKTAAAQIEKLSSAEIESLFDGATLSIDVEGQAVELTSDKVILNRIEKANLKVLNEGTLTVALNTQVTEELLLEGYIRDLVRAVQNLRKESGLEVTDRITLSVSGTDTDGKHLLQKAFEANKDYLMNETLAVEAVFGAQLPAGKAATELDMGEGLCWHIALEKAAGA; from the coding sequence ATGTATACACCGGTTGATCCTAAGGTGGATTTTCCGAAACAGGAAGAAGCGGTTTTGCGCTTTTGGGAAGACCACGACGTTTTTAAGAAGTCTGTTGCGCAGCGTGAGGGGGCTGATGAGTACGTGTTTTTTGACGGCCCGCCCTTTGCAACGGGGCTGCCGCATTTTGGGCATTTTGTGCCGAGCACGATTAAAGATATTATTCCGCGTTATCAGACGATGAAGGGGAAGAAGGTTGAGCGGCGGTTTGGATGGGACTGTCATGGGCTGCCGGTAGAAAACTTGATCGAAAAAGAGCTGGGGCTGAACTCGAAGACCGACATTGAAAAGTACGGTATTGCCAAGTTTAATGAGGCGTGCCGGGCGAGTGTGCTGCGCTATGTGAAGGAGTGGCGGCATACGATTAATCGGCTGGGGCGCTGGGTTGATTTTGATAACGACTATAAGACGATGGAACCGGCGTATATGGAGTCGATTTGGTGGGTGATGAAGCAGCTGTGGGAGAAGGGGCTGTTGTATGAGGGGCATTATATTTTGCCGTATTGCCCGCGCTGTTCCACGGTACTTTCCAATCATGAGCTGAACCTCGGCGGTTATAAGGATGTACACGATCCTGCGATTACCATCCGCTTTAAGGCGCGGTATACCGTTGCCGGAACTCCTGCGGCGAAAACCTTTGCTGCGGAGCCGTTGCCGCCGAATACCTATCTTTTGGCGTGGACAACTACCCCGTGGACGCTGCCGAGTAACTTGGGGCTTGCGCTCGGCGCGGATATAGACTATGTGCTGGTTGCCGATGAGGGTGAGCACTATATTCTTGCCGAATCCCGCTTAGCTGCGTACTACCGCGAACCGGAAAAATGCACCATTGTATGGAAGAAAAAGGGCGCAGAGCTGCAAGGTATCTGCTATGAGCCGCTTTTCCCGTATTTTGCGAATTTGACCGTAAAAGAGGACGGCAGTTCCGATGATGCAGGACGGGGTGCGTTCCAAACCTTAATCGGCGACTTTGTTTCGACGGAAGACGGTACGGGTATTGTTCATACGGCGCCGGGCTTTGGTGAAGAGGATAGTACGCTGTTTAAGGGCAGCGGAATACCGATGATCTGCCCGGTCGACGCTGAATGTAAGTTTACGGCAGAGGTTCCGGATTATCAGGGACGCTTTGTAAAAGATACTGATAAAGATATTATGGATCGGCTGAAGGCTGAGCGGAAACTGGTGAAACGGGATCAAATCCTGCACGCCTATCCGCACTGCTGGCGCTGTTCCAGTCCGCTCATTTACCGCGCAGTGAGCAGCTGGTTTGTTTCGGTGGAAAAGGTAAAGGATGCGATGCTGCGGGCAAACAGCAAGATCAATTGGCAGCCTGCTCATATCAAAGAAGGACGCTTTGGAAAGTGGCTTGAAGGCGCCCGCGACTGGGCAATCAGTCGGAACCGGTACTGGGGAAACCCGCTGCCGATTTGGAAGTGTTCCAATCCCGACTGCGGACACTCCCTCTGTGTGGGAAGCCGCGATGAGCTGAAAGAATTGAGCGGTGTTTATCCCGAAGATTTGCACAAGCACTTTGTTGACAAGATTACCATACCGTGTAAGCAGTGCGGAGGAACGATGTACCGCGTTCCGGAAGTGCTGGACTGCTGGTTTGAGTCCGGTTCGATGCCGTATGCGCAAGTGCACTATCCCTTTGAAAATAAAAAATACTTTGAAGAGCACTTCCCCGCTCATTTTATTTCCGAAGGGCTGGATCAAACCCGCGGGTGGTTCTATACGCTGACTGTCTTAGCGGCTGCGCTGTTCGACCGCCCTGCCTTTGAAAACTGTATTGTCAATGGGCTGGTGCTGGCAACCGACGGGAAAAAGATGTCTAAGTCCCTGCGGAACTATACCGATCCCAATGAGGTTGTCCGGCAGTTCGGGGCGGATGCATTGCGCTTGTTCCTGATGCACTCAAACGTGGTTAAGGCGGAGGATTTGAAATACTCCGATGACGGTGTGCGCGATATTCTGAAAGGTATTTTGATTCCGCTGTGGAACAGCTACAGCTTCTACGTGACGTATGCGAACATCGACGGTGTTACGCCGCCTGCCCATGCGAAACTCGACGGCACGGATGCGCACATTGCTGCCTTTGTGAAAGAGCTGAACAATCCGCTTGACCGCTGGATTCTCTCCGTAACTGAAAAGCTTGTGTTTGATGTAACGGCGGCGTTGGACGATTACGACCTTACGAAGGCAATTGACCCGATTGTTGCGTATATCGATCAGCTGAACAACTGGTATATCCGCCGCTCCCGCCGCCGCTTCTGGAAGAGCGAAAACGACGGCGATAAGGCGCAAGCCTACGAGACTTTGTACCGCGCGCTCAAGAAGTTTGCACTGGTCGCGGCTCCGGTCGTACCGTTTATCACCGAATCGATTTGGCAAAACTTGAGAACAGCTGATGATCCCCTTTCCGTGCACTTGGCGGATTACCCCGTTTATGCGGAAGCGGCGCGGGATACCGAGCTTGAGTTTAAGATGGAGACGGTACAAAAAGCCGTGTCGATGGGACGGGCGCTCCGGTATCAGTTCAATTTGAAAATCCGCCAGCCGCTCAAAGCGGTGGAAATTGTTACGAAGAACCAGCAGGAGAAGTCGGTCTTACGCGAAATGGAAAGCAGCATTATGGAAGAGCTGAACGTGAAAGAGGTAATTTTCCACGACAAAGAGGATGAGCTGGTTGAGTATTCCGCCAAGGCGAATTTTAAGGTGCTGGGAAAAGAGCTCGGCGCAAAGATGAAAACCGCAGCGGCTCAAATTGAGAAACTCTCTTCTGCGGAGATTGAAAGTCTCTTTGACGGCGCAACCTTGAGCATTGATGTTGAGGGGCAAGCCGTTGAGCTTACTTCCGACAAGGTGATCCTGAACCGCATTGAAAAGGCGAACCTCAAGGTGCTGAACGAAGGGACGCTGACGGTTGCGCTTAACACGCAGGTAACCGAGGAGCTGCTGCTGGAAGGCTATATCCGTGACCTTGTCCGCGCGGTGCAGAACTTGCGGAAGGAGTCCGGGCTTGAAGTAAC
- a CDS encoding ABC transporter permease — protein MLVSEIRKNKRSKALAISALLIVAYEAITVFYTVRAVGLFDDFMYLYKFALSYMDFLILPMILLSFITAIFSTDYKSDTIKYLWTIPVSKKRFFFAKAVYVLLLACMFMTAVFVITCVAGYCSRFRSGMTAALVLRFFLLCVLSSVFVTLAMLPVSLITVFTKGNTVITNLAGSIYVIASFLSMRYLQGISPLASVPHIIWYKNFEGVQNNPHIGLLLINVITVFILYLIASLIILEKQEV, from the coding sequence GTGCTGGTATCCGAAATACGGAAAAATAAAAGATCAAAAGCGCTCGCTATTTCCGCACTATTAATTGTCGCCTATGAAGCGATTACCGTTTTTTATACGGTACGTGCGGTAGGCTTATTTGACGATTTTATGTACTTGTATAAATTTGCGTTGAGCTATATGGACTTTCTTATTCTACCGATGATATTGCTGTCGTTTATAACGGCAATTTTTTCTACTGACTATAAAAGCGATACGATAAAATACTTATGGACAATTCCGGTATCAAAAAAACGGTTTTTCTTTGCGAAAGCCGTATATGTGTTATTGTTGGCATGTATGTTTATGACAGCGGTGTTTGTCATCACCTGCGTTGCGGGATACTGCAGCCGGTTTCGATCCGGTATGACGGCGGCACTCGTTTTACGGTTCTTTTTGCTGTGTGTTTTAAGTTCAGTCTTTGTAACGCTGGCTATGCTGCCTGTTTCGCTTATCACCGTTTTTACAAAGGGGAATACCGTTATCACGAATTTAGCGGGAAGTATATATGTAATTGCATCTTTTTTATCGATGAGATATTTACAAGGGATCAGCCCATTGGCAAGTGTGCCGCATATTATCTGGTATAAGAATTTTGAGGGTGTACAAAATAATCCCCATATCGGTTTATTGCTGATCAATGTGATTACCGTATTTATACTCTACCTGATTGCATCGCTGATCATTCTTGAAAAACAGGAAGTATAG
- a CDS encoding putative toxin-antitoxin system toxin component, PIN family, protein MRVFVDTNIIISAILFPNAKVAKVFSHLIEKHTVIIASYIKDECKEVFEKKFPLKKEQLNIFFNGIRFEEFKTPEKIDEKEYPEIRDIKDLPVLVSAILSDSDILITGDKDFEDIKIDKPLIFTPAAYFELI, encoded by the coding sequence TTGAGAGTTTTCGTAGATACCAATATCATTATTTCTGCGATACTTTTTCCCAATGCTAAAGTTGCTAAAGTTTTTTCTCATTTAATTGAAAAGCACACGGTAATAATTGCTTCATACATAAAGGACGAATGTAAAGAAGTTTTTGAAAAGAAATTTCCCTTAAAAAAAGAACAGTTGAATATTTTTTTTAATGGAATCAGGTTTGAAGAATTTAAGACGCCCGAAAAAATTGATGAAAAGGAATATCCGGAAATTCGAGATATAAAAGATTTACCGGTTCTTGTATCTGCAATTTTATCCGATTCGGATATTTTAATCACAGGTGATAAGGATTTTGAAGATATAAAAATTGATAAGCCACTCATCTTTACACCGGCAGCGTATTTTGAATTGATTTAA